The proteins below come from a single Hemitrygon akajei chromosome 2, sHemAka1.3, whole genome shotgun sequence genomic window:
- the LOC140721206 gene encoding uncharacterized protein, giving the protein MLLLALLFTLGVFNTEAVREEVIGVLGSSVLLDPEITVDSSKNEIRWTFKASNKSHDVILVHSPNAAILEPSEQFKDRLQFNALSGALTISRLNARDQGDYTFTVGGKELKIMELLVIDKVKEEVGLLGSSVLLDPELKVDPSKSEIIWTFIGRSILRHVPGHSLVEPSDQFKFRLHFNTSNGALTVNGSEHGDQGDYTFIVDGQELRIIQLRLVAIELADMLEAALHNSDALQTREAPPETLPGPRSDLLQLRKEEPLCKGL; this is encoded by the exons ctGTAAGGGAAGAAGTGATTGGTGTCCTTGGTTCATCAGTTTTACTGGATCCTGAAATCACAGTTGATTCCAGCAAGAATGAAATCCGTTGGACTTTCAAAGCCAGCAACAAAAGCCATGATGTTATTTTGGTGCACAGCCCAAATGCCGCCATATTGGAACCAAGTGAACAGTTCAAGGACCGTTTACAATTCAACGCTTTGAGTGGTGCACTGACGATAAGCAGATTAAATGCCCGTGACCAAGGAGATTACACCTTCACTGTTGGTGGGAAAGAGTTGAAAATAATGGAGTTGCTTGTCATTG ATAAAGTTAAAGAAGAGGTTGGTCTCCTTGGCTCATCAGTTTTACTGGATCCTGAACTCAAAGTTGATCCCAGCAAGAGTGAAATAATTTGGACCTTCATCGGCAGGAGCATTTTGCGTCATGTCCCAGGTCACAGCTTAGTGGAACCGAGTGACCAGTTCAAGTTTCGTCTGCACTTTAATACTTCTAATGGTGCTCTGACTGTGAATGGATCAGAACATGGTGACCAAGGAGATTACACCTTCATTGTGGATGGACAAGAGCTGAGAATAATACAACTACGCCTTGTTG CAATTGagctggccgacatgctggaggccgcTTTGCACAACTCTGATGCTCTCCAG ACTCGAGAAGCACCCCCGGaaacgctgcctggcccgagaagcgacctgctccagctgcggaaagaagagCCACTTTGCAAAGGCCTGTAA